One genomic window of Osmia bicornis bicornis chromosome 5, iOsmBic2.1, whole genome shotgun sequence includes the following:
- the LOC114881640 gene encoding TATA box-binding protein-like 1, whose amino-acid sequence MATAIQKNGVKPLTNSSINHVEDVNNLDNTDICKDEQDGRLFDRQIQPYMDTPEQEPRELDIVINNVVCSFSVRCHLNLREIALNGSNVEYRRENGMITMKLRRPYTTASIWSSGKVTCTGATSEVQAKIAARRFARSLQKLGFKVRFNNYRVVNVLGTCCMPFAIKITSFSLYHKENADYEPELHPGVTYKLKEPKATLKIFSTGSVTVTAPNVAAVQAAIEYIYPLVYEFRKERTAEDELALTTKKRKSGLNKRNRDKFLNDPEYIYDTMFSDEEDEEEEEVESDASWD is encoded by the exons ATGGCAACTGCTATTCAGAAGAATGGCGTGAAACCTTTAACAAATTCATCAATAAATCATGTAGAAGATGTAAATAATTTAGACAATACAGACATATGCAAAGATGAACAAGATGGAAGACTATTTGATAGACAGATTCAGCCATACATGGATACCCCTGAACAAGAACCTCGTGAATTGGATATTGTTATCAATAATGTAGTTTGCAGCTTTAGTGTTAGGTGTCATTTAAATTTACGAGAAATTGCACTCAATGGATCGAACGTGGAATACAGAAGAGAAAATGGG ATGATAACTATGAAACTGAGGAGACCTTATACCACTGCTTCTATATGGTCTTCTGGTAAAGTGACATGTACTGGTGCGACTAGTGAAGTTCAAGCAAAGATAGCAGCTCGTCGATTTGCTCGTTCACTTCAGAAACTTGGATTTAAAGTgcgatttaataattatagagTAGTTAATGTATTAGGTACATGTTGCATGCCATTTGCAATCAAGATAACATCATTTTCATTGTACCATAAAGAAAATGCAGA ttaCGAACCAGAATTACATCCTGGTGTTACATATAAGTTAAAAGAACCAAAAGCTACACTGAAGATATTTTCTACAGGTAGCGTCACTGTAACAG CTCCTAATGTTGCTGCTGTTCAAGCAGCAATCGAATATATTTATCCACTAGTCTATGAATTTCGTAAGGAAAGAACAGCAGAAGACGAACTTGCCTTAACTACAAAAAAGCGAAAATCGGGActaaataaaagaaatcgtGATAAGTTCCTAAATGATCCAGAGTATATATATGATACGATGTTTTCGGATGAAGAagacgaggaagaagaagaggttGAGAGTGATGCCAGTTGGGACTGA